One window of the Streptomyces sp. TS71-3 genome contains the following:
- a CDS encoding ABC transporter substrate-binding protein, with translation MAERRAGDRFAIPGDTTHPAARPARTTGRLRGRATGAGAAAAAALLLASCSTPGSGSSSETSPNTLVVSTPTEPDSLDPTLANTFAARLVFTSFCEKLYDVDAKLRVVPQLAAALPKVSKDGRTMDIAVRKGVRFNDGTPLNAAAVKTTLDRDLTMKASARAGELEAVSKVEVLDPYTVRLKLKHPSAPLVAQLADRSGLVMSPAALKKLGDDFGTAPVCVGPFKYQDRVSGNEMDFVKSPVYYDADKVRLDGIRYKFITNSSVATANLESGDVDAAEHIDANDAITLKGESGTRVLHSDTIAYQSLSINVRKNAGTALSRSSDLRKAFEMSIDRDALNTAVWKGQNLTDCGPLPAQSPLRIKPHCTPFDPDAARALVKKSGIPHPSIELMVPTGAATQREAQVVQSMAQDVGFKVSVRPIDLVSGLDLARTGKYDAFLEGWSGRVDPDGDTNDIVTTGGSNNFSGYSDKKVDALIKQAASTNDTRLRSKYYAQAVERVGEARPLLYLYHNRWFLGTSTKVHGIVYQSDSLPRFKTAYLSR, from the coding sequence ATGGCCGAACGACGAGCCGGGGACCGGTTCGCGATACCTGGGGACACCACCCATCCGGCGGCGCGGCCGGCACGCACGACCGGGCGCCTGCGCGGGCGCGCGACGGGTGCGGGAGCTGCCGCCGCCGCGGCGCTGCTCCTCGCCTCCTGCTCCACGCCGGGGTCCGGCTCCTCCTCCGAGACGTCCCCGAACACGCTGGTCGTGTCGACGCCCACGGAGCCCGACAGCCTCGACCCGACGCTGGCCAACACCTTCGCCGCCCGGCTCGTCTTCACCAGCTTCTGCGAGAAGCTCTATGACGTCGACGCCAAGCTCCGCGTCGTCCCCCAACTGGCCGCCGCCCTGCCGAAGGTGTCCAAGGACGGCAGGACGATGGACATCGCCGTCCGCAAGGGCGTGCGGTTCAACGACGGCACCCCGCTGAACGCCGCCGCCGTCAAGACCACCCTCGACCGCGACCTCACCATGAAGGCCTCCGCGCGCGCCGGGGAGCTGGAGGCGGTCTCCAAGGTGGAGGTGCTGGACCCCTACACGGTGCGCCTGAAGCTGAAGCACCCCTCGGCACCGCTCGTCGCCCAGCTCGCCGACCGGTCCGGCCTCGTGATGTCCCCGGCGGCGCTGAAGAAGCTGGGCGACGACTTCGGCACGGCGCCGGTGTGCGTGGGGCCGTTCAAGTACCAGGACCGGGTGTCCGGCAACGAGATGGACTTCGTCAAGTCGCCCGTCTACTACGACGCCGACAAGGTGCGACTCGACGGCATCCGCTACAAGTTCATCACCAACTCCAGCGTCGCCACGGCGAACCTGGAGTCCGGGGACGTCGACGCCGCCGAGCACATCGACGCCAACGACGCCATCACCCTCAAGGGGGAGTCCGGCACCCGGGTGCTGCACTCCGACACGATCGCCTACCAGTCGCTCTCCATCAACGTCCGCAAGAACGCCGGAACCGCGCTCAGCCGCTCCTCCGACCTGCGCAAGGCGTTCGAGATGAGCATCGACCGGGATGCCCTCAACACCGCCGTGTGGAAGGGGCAGAACCTCACCGACTGCGGCCCGCTGCCCGCGCAGAGCCCGCTGCGGATCAAGCCGCACTGCACGCCGTTCGACCCCGACGCCGCCCGCGCGCTGGTGAAGAAGTCCGGCATCCCGCACCCGTCCATCGAGCTGATGGTGCCCACCGGGGCCGCCACCCAGCGCGAGGCGCAGGTCGTCCAGTCGATGGCGCAGGACGTCGGGTTCAAGGTCTCCGTGCGGCCCATCGACCTCGTCTCCGGCCTCGACCTCGCCCGCACCGGCAAGTACGACGCGTTCCTCGAAGGCTGGTCGGGCCGGGTCGACCCGGACGGCGACACCAACGACATCGTCACCACCGGAGGCTCGAACAACTTCTCCGGCTACTCCGACAAAAAGGTCGACGCCCTGATCAAGCAGGCCGCCAGCACCAACGACACCCGGCTGAGGTCGAAGTACTACGCCCAGGCGGTCGAGCGGGTCGGCGAGGCACGGCCGCTGCTGTACCTGTACCACAACCGCTGGTTCCTCGGGACCAGCACCAAGGTGCACGGCATCGTCTACCAGTCGGACTCCCTGCCCCGGTTCAAGACGGCCTACCTCTCGCGGTGA
- a CDS encoding cytosine permease: MTATTTSDRVGTVETRGIEPVPDSERHGHAFQMFWTWFAANISILGLPLGATLVAFRGLNIWQAIAVALIGSFGSFALVGVLSLAGKKGGAPALTLSRAVFGQRGNAGPTLVSWLSRVGWETISTTTAAYALLALFNHLFGAGRSTWLTLLCLLIFIACTLLISGLGHATIMWINKWATVVFGLLNLVVIGFLVDTVDWSKVVHAHTGPLSAVIGGIGFIAAGTGIGWANAGADYARYLPRRIPGGRLVVASAFGAGIPLLVLISLGSLLSAGDSTLAGDADPVAAINGMLPSWMAVPYLIAAFGGLLMSNHLSTYSAGLTMITLGVRVPRPLAVGLDVVLMFLGGIYFMLISKDFYGPFSTFLTLLAVPISAWIGIVLVDSGRGRTFDPAGLMDTRRTSRYWYTAGFRVPAVLAWAVAIVGGLLFTEASTSADDVWFSGPFAHSWLGTNGLGWAVSMAVGALLYGVFARPVPGEGAVEGSDGEGSAAAVPGPSGSSRSSASSSSTSPASAAGSAEAR; the protein is encoded by the coding sequence ATGACCGCTACGACGACGAGCGATCGCGTCGGCACCGTCGAGACCCGGGGCATCGAGCCCGTACCCGACAGCGAGCGGCACGGCCACGCCTTCCAGATGTTCTGGACGTGGTTCGCCGCCAACATCAGCATCCTCGGCCTGCCGCTCGGCGCCACCCTGGTGGCCTTCCGCGGGCTCAACATCTGGCAGGCGATCGCGGTCGCCCTCATCGGCTCCTTCGGCTCGTTCGCACTGGTCGGCGTGTTGAGCCTGGCGGGCAAGAAGGGCGGCGCCCCCGCGCTCACCCTCTCCCGGGCCGTCTTCGGGCAGCGGGGCAACGCCGGGCCGACGCTGGTGAGCTGGCTGAGCCGGGTCGGCTGGGAGACGATCAGCACGACCACCGCGGCGTACGCGCTGCTCGCGCTCTTCAACCACCTCTTCGGCGCGGGGCGGAGCACCTGGCTCACCCTGCTCTGCCTGCTGATCTTCATCGCGTGCACCCTCCTGATCAGCGGCCTCGGGCACGCCACGATCATGTGGATCAACAAGTGGGCCACCGTGGTCTTCGGGCTGCTCAACCTGGTCGTGATCGGGTTCCTGGTCGACACGGTGGACTGGAGCAAGGTGGTGCACGCGCACACCGGGCCGCTGAGCGCGGTGATCGGCGGGATCGGCTTCATCGCGGCCGGCACCGGCATCGGCTGGGCCAACGCGGGCGCCGACTACGCGCGCTACCTGCCCCGGCGGATCCCCGGCGGGCGGCTCGTGGTGGCCTCCGCGTTCGGCGCCGGCATCCCGCTGCTCGTGCTGATCTCCCTCGGGTCCCTGCTGTCCGCCGGCGACAGCACGCTCGCCGGCGACGCCGACCCGGTCGCCGCCATCAACGGCATGCTGCCGTCCTGGATGGCCGTGCCGTACCTGATCGCCGCCTTCGGCGGGCTGCTGATGTCCAACCACCTCTCCACCTACTCCGCGGGCCTCACCATGATCACCCTCGGCGTGCGGGTGCCCCGGCCGCTCGCGGTCGGCCTGGACGTCGTGCTGATGTTCCTCGGCGGCATCTACTTCATGCTGATCTCGAAGGATTTCTACGGCCCGTTCTCGACCTTCCTGACGCTGCTGGCCGTGCCCATCTCCGCGTGGATCGGGATCGTGCTGGTGGACTCCGGGCGCGGCAGGACGTTCGACCCGGCAGGGCTCATGGACACCCGGCGCACCAGCCGCTACTGGTACACGGCGGGATTCCGGGTGCCGGCGGTGCTCGCCTGGGCCGTCGCGATCGTCGGCGGGCTGCTGTTCACGGAGGCGTCCACGAGCGCCGACGACGTGTGGTTCTCCGGTCCGTTCGCGCACAGCTGGCTGGGCACCAACGGGCTCGGCTGGGCCGTCTCGATGGCTGTCGGTGCCTTGCTGTACGGGGTGTTCGCGCGGCCGGTACCGGGTGAGGGAGCGGTGGAGGGGAGCGACGGGGAGGGGTCTGCGGCGGCGGTGCCGGGGCCTTCGGGTTCTTCCCGTTCCTCAGCGTCCTCCTCCTCAACGTCGCCGGCCTCGGCCGCCGGGTCCGCCGAGGCCCGGTGA
- a CDS encoding GntR family transcriptional regulator — MPGQVHKHHRIAEVLAAEIRSGMHSDGSRLPGEHALTKRFGVSRTTLRNALQVLGEEGLIRTHAGIGSIVTFDGTPLNSRLGWAQALAGQHTPLTTDVLGFQVLDDPALAAELGLGSEAFVALDRVRRLPDGTGVSLERSRVPAVGEAAALPERGLVDGSLNRTLISLGRIGTAGEGRVAVRGLDGADAEVLHRSAGASFLYLSQVYRAADGSVVEQITSLLDPAHFELRIRSGLGERS; from the coding sequence ATGCCTGGACAGGTTCACAAACACCACCGCATCGCCGAGGTGCTCGCCGCCGAGATCCGTTCCGGAATGCACTCGGACGGCAGCAGACTCCCCGGAGAGCACGCGCTCACCAAGCGTTTCGGCGTGAGCAGGACCACCCTCCGCAACGCGCTTCAGGTGCTCGGCGAGGAGGGGCTGATCCGCACGCACGCCGGCATCGGCTCCATCGTCACGTTCGACGGGACCCCCCTGAACAGCCGGCTCGGCTGGGCGCAGGCCCTCGCCGGGCAGCACACCCCGCTCACCACGGACGTGCTGGGATTCCAGGTACTCGACGACCCGGCGCTCGCCGCGGAGCTGGGCCTGGGGAGCGAGGCCTTCGTGGCGCTCGACCGCGTGCGCCGCCTGCCGGACGGCACCGGCGTCTCGCTGGAGCGCAGCCGGGTGCCCGCCGTCGGCGAGGCGGCGGCCCTGCCGGAGCGCGGCCTCGTGGACGGCTCGCTGAACCGGACGCTGATATCGCTGGGCCGGATCGGCACGGCCGGCGAGGGCCGGGTGGCGGTGCGCGGCCTCGACGGCGCGGACGCGGAGGTGCTGCACCGCTCGGCGGGCGCGTCGTTCCTGTACCTGTCCCAGGTGTACCGGGCCGCGGACGGATCGGTGGTCGAGCAGATCACCAGCCTCCTCGACCCCGCCCACTTCGAGCTGCGCATCCGCTCCGGCCTCGGGGAGCGGTCATGA
- a CDS encoding SulP family inorganic anion transporter: MPTGDLTPGDLRRDVLASLVVFLVALPLCVGVAVASGVPAELGLITGIVGGLVVGFLPGSSLQVSGPAAGLTVLVFEAVQEFGLSALGAIVVIAGLVQLLLGLLRFGRLFRAITVAVVHGMLAGIGLLLVFGQLYTMAGVEQPRSGLDKIVKVPGLVTEIATARETLGAFAVGAATIAVLVLWKKLPSGARAVPAPLAAVALATAATALFGWSVPRVEVQGLLSAVQPPGVADFTALGSLAALGTVLAFALIASAESLFSAAAVDRMHDGPRTDYNKELMAQGVGNTVCGVLGALPLTAVIVRSSANVQAGARTKLSRILHGLWLVLFAALLPDAIGAIPLAALAGVLIHAGCKLVPVRELVPLWRAHRGEALVLAATAIAITTTNMFEGVLIGLVLAVVKSAWETSHVHVDVHETTGGRLIVAISGSATFLRLPRMLETLEALPHDHPVELDLTELRHLDHACRTTLESWAERRGTTIGSLAPS; encoded by the coding sequence TTGCCCACCGGTGACCTCACGCCCGGGGACCTGCGGCGCGATGTCCTCGCCTCACTCGTCGTCTTCCTCGTCGCCCTGCCCTTGTGCGTGGGAGTGGCCGTCGCCTCGGGGGTACCCGCGGAACTCGGCCTGATCACCGGCATAGTCGGCGGCCTGGTGGTCGGCTTCCTGCCCGGCAGCAGCCTCCAGGTCAGCGGCCCGGCCGCCGGCCTGACCGTGCTGGTCTTCGAGGCGGTCCAGGAGTTCGGCCTCAGCGCTCTCGGCGCCATCGTCGTGATCGCCGGCCTGGTGCAACTCCTCCTGGGCCTGCTGCGTTTCGGGCGGCTCTTCCGCGCGATCACGGTGGCCGTCGTGCACGGCATGCTCGCCGGCATCGGACTCCTCCTGGTCTTCGGCCAGCTCTACACCATGGCCGGCGTCGAGCAGCCGCGCTCCGGGCTCGACAAGATCGTGAAGGTGCCCGGCCTGGTCACCGAGATCGCCACCGCACGAGAGACCCTCGGCGCGTTCGCCGTCGGGGCGGCCACCATCGCCGTCCTCGTCCTGTGGAAGAAGCTCCCGTCCGGGGCCCGGGCGGTGCCCGCACCGCTCGCCGCCGTCGCCCTGGCCACCGCCGCCACCGCGCTGTTCGGCTGGTCCGTTCCCCGCGTCGAAGTCCAGGGGCTCCTCTCCGCCGTCCAGCCGCCCGGGGTGGCGGACTTCACCGCGCTGGGCAGCCTCGCCGCGCTCGGCACGGTCCTCGCCTTCGCCCTCATCGCCTCGGCCGAGAGCCTCTTCAGCGCCGCCGCCGTCGACCGCATGCACGACGGCCCGCGCACCGACTACAACAAGGAACTGATGGCCCAGGGCGTGGGCAACACCGTCTGCGGGGTGCTCGGCGCCCTGCCCCTGACCGCCGTCATCGTGCGCAGCTCCGCCAACGTGCAGGCCGGAGCGAGGACGAAGCTCTCCCGCATCCTGCACGGACTATGGCTCGTACTCTTCGCCGCCCTCCTCCCGGACGCGATCGGCGCCATCCCCCTCGCGGCGCTCGCCGGGGTGCTCATCCACGCGGGCTGCAAACTCGTCCCCGTCCGGGAACTGGTGCCCCTGTGGCGCGCGCACCGCGGCGAGGCCCTCGTGCTCGCCGCCACCGCGATCGCCATCACCACCACCAACATGTTCGAGGGGGTCCTCATCGGCCTCGTCCTCGCCGTGGTCAAGTCCGCCTGGGAGACGTCCCACGTCCACGTCGACGTCCACGAGACGACCGGTGGCAGGCTCATCGTGGCCATCTCCGGTTCGGCCACCTTCCTCCGCCTGCCCCGGATGCTCGAAACCCTCGAAGCGCTCCCCCACGACCACCCGGTCGAGCTCGACCTCACCGAGCTGCGCCACCTCGACCACGCCTGCCGCACCACGCTGGAGAGCTGGGCGGAGCGGCGCGGCACCACGATCGGGTCACTCGCTCCGTCCTGA
- a CDS encoding SGNH/GDSL hydrolase family protein, with protein sequence MSLRALTAGLATVTATLAALTLAPAAQADPLDYAALGDSYSAGSGVLPLDLGAPLPCARSAADYPHVLAARTGARLTDVTCGGAETKDFAGAQYPGVAPQLDALGPGTDLVTLTIGGNDSDTFIDAVLACGSAGVLTGGHGSPCKDTYGSSFTDTVDTRTYPAVRAAVQAVRDRAPGARVAVLGYPWILPSSFDPSCFLKLPIASGDVPYIRDLQTHLNDAVRRAAQETGAVFVDFSGASEGHDACAPIGTRWIEPVLGGTNYVPVHPNALGERRMAEQVIGVLGLG encoded by the coding sequence ATGTCGTTGCGCGCTCTCACCGCCGGCCTCGCCACCGTCACCGCCACCCTTGCCGCCCTCACCCTCGCCCCCGCCGCCCAGGCCGATCCGCTGGACTACGCCGCCCTCGGCGACAGTTACAGCGCCGGCTCCGGAGTCCTGCCGCTCGACCTGGGCGCCCCCCTGCCGTGCGCGCGCTCCGCGGCCGACTACCCGCACGTGCTCGCCGCCCGCACCGGTGCCCGCCTCACCGATGTGACCTGCGGCGGCGCCGAGACCAAGGACTTCGCCGGAGCGCAGTACCCGGGCGTCGCGCCCCAGCTCGACGCGCTCGGTCCCGGCACCGACCTCGTGACGCTGACGATCGGCGGCAACGACAGCGACACCTTCATCGACGCCGTGCTGGCCTGCGGTTCGGCCGGTGTGCTCACCGGCGGGCACGGCAGCCCGTGCAAGGACACGTACGGCAGCTCCTTCACCGACACGGTCGACACCAGGACGTATCCCGCCGTGCGCGCCGCGGTCCAGGCGGTGCGCGACCGCGCGCCGGGCGCGCGCGTCGCCGTGCTCGGCTACCCCTGGATCCTGCCGTCCTCCTTCGACCCGTCCTGCTTCCTCAAGCTGCCGATCGCCTCGGGTGACGTGCCGTACATCCGGGACCTGCAGACCCACCTCAACGACGCCGTCCGGCGCGCCGCCCAGGAGACCGGCGCCGTCTTCGTCGACTTCTCCGGCGCCTCGGAGGGGCACGACGCCTGCGCACCGATCGGCACCCGCTGGATCGAGCCCGTCCTCGGCGGCACCAACTACGTGCCGGTGCACCCGAACGCCCTCGGCGAGCGGCGGATGGCCGAGCAGGTGATCGGCGTGCTGGGGCTGGGCTGA
- a CDS encoding carbohydrate-binding protein — MRRLRALLSGTATAALAAAGLVGLTTAQADGAPAAADQLSNRWYAAAPYLMPLDNDPPSATAIMDATGLKAFQLAFVLAPNGGGCTPTWDGTAPVSNDTAVGSVINAIRAKGGDVSISIGGYNGTKLGQACGTPEATAAAYQQVITKYGLHAIDFDLEEPEYENTAAIHNEIGAAKILQGSNPGLYVSVTTAGTAAGTGWFGQQMLNEAKAQGFTPNNFSIMPFDGGFNGASSQTAALTAFNGILRSTFGWSEATAYAHEGFSGMNGRSDAGEMFPQDAFRTVLDYATSHGMDRFTFWSLNRDRQCNPPDNGGRTSGTCSSVPQGAWDFAKYSVEFAGATPPDNPPPTDPPGSGTCTAAAWDSTKAYTGGQEVSYQGHDWKAKWWSQGEVPGSTGEWGAWQDEGPC, encoded by the coding sequence ATGAGACGTCTTCGTGCTCTCCTCAGCGGTACCGCCACGGCCGCGCTGGCCGCCGCCGGACTCGTCGGCCTGACGACCGCTCAGGCAGACGGCGCGCCGGCCGCGGCCGACCAGCTGTCCAACCGGTGGTACGCGGCGGCGCCGTATCTGATGCCGCTCGACAACGACCCGCCCAGCGCCACCGCCATCATGGACGCCACCGGGCTCAAGGCGTTCCAGCTGGCGTTCGTCCTCGCCCCGAACGGCGGGGGCTGCACGCCCACATGGGACGGCACCGCGCCCGTCTCGAACGACACCGCCGTCGGCTCGGTCATCAACGCCATCCGCGCCAAGGGCGGTGACGTCTCCATCTCCATCGGCGGCTACAACGGCACCAAGCTCGGCCAGGCGTGCGGCACGCCCGAGGCCACCGCCGCCGCGTACCAGCAGGTCATCACCAAGTACGGCCTGCACGCGATCGACTTCGACCTGGAGGAGCCGGAGTACGAGAACACCGCGGCGATCCACAACGAGATCGGCGCGGCGAAGATCCTCCAGGGCAGCAACCCGGGCCTGTACGTCTCCGTCACCACGGCGGGCACCGCCGCGGGCACGGGCTGGTTCGGCCAGCAGATGCTGAACGAGGCCAAGGCGCAGGGCTTCACCCCGAACAACTTCTCCATCATGCCCTTCGACGGCGGCTTCAACGGCGCGTCGTCGCAGACGGCGGCGCTCACCGCGTTCAACGGCATCCTGCGCTCCACGTTCGGCTGGAGCGAGGCCACCGCCTACGCGCACGAGGGCTTCTCCGGGATGAACGGGCGCAGCGACGCCGGCGAGATGTTCCCGCAGGACGCCTTCCGCACCGTGCTCGACTACGCCACGTCGCACGGCATGGACCGCTTCACCTTCTGGTCGCTCAACCGCGACCGCCAGTGCAACCCGCCGGACAACGGCGGCCGCACCTCGGGCACGTGCAGCAGCGTGCCGCAGGGGGCGTGGGACTTCGCCAAGTACTCCGTCGAGTTCGCCGGAGCGACCCCGCCCGACAACCCGCCGCCCACCGACCCGCCCGGCAGCGGTACGTGCACGGCTGCGGCGTGGGACAGCACGAAGGCGTACACCGGGGGCCAGGAGGTGTCCTACCAGGGGCACGACTGGAAGGCGAAGTGGTGGAGCCAGGGGGAGGTGCCCGGCAGCACCGGGGAGTGGGGGGCCTGGCAGGACGAGGGTCCCTGCTGA
- a CDS encoding ADP-ribosylglycohydrolase family protein, with amino-acid sequence MTAAHDSGYSGARDPRPDREPRLDRDPRLDRALGAYYGLALGDALGMPTQVMSRADVARVYGTVTGFEPARPDNPVSAGMPAGSVTDDTDQAVIVGRLLDEGRGRIDPMRLADELLRWEKDMRAKGSLDLLGPSTKAALDAVARGVPPEEAGRHGSTNGAAMRVTPVGIATRPEPLAALVDRVVQSCQVTHDTTVGIAGACAVAAAVSAGIEGAGLDDAIAAAVAAARAGARRGHWIAGADIAARIEWACGLVRGRAPGEALDLISDLVGTSVASQESVPAAFAVLALTGGDPWEAALTGANLGGDSDTIAAMAGAVAGAVHGLAALPADAVRTLRDVNSLDLEPLTVRLLTLR; translated from the coding sequence ATGACGGCGGCCCATGACTCCGGGTACTCCGGGGCCCGCGACCCCCGGCCCGACCGCGAGCCCCGCCTCGACCGCGACCCCCGCCTCGACCGCGCCCTCGGCGCGTACTACGGCCTCGCGCTCGGCGACGCGCTCGGCATGCCCACCCAGGTGATGTCGCGCGCCGACGTGGCCCGGGTCTACGGCACCGTCACCGGCTTCGAGCCGGCCCGCCCGGACAACCCGGTGAGCGCCGGGATGCCCGCCGGATCGGTCACCGACGACACCGACCAGGCCGTCATCGTGGGCCGGCTCCTCGACGAGGGCCGCGGGCGGATCGACCCCATGCGGCTCGCCGACGAACTGCTCCGCTGGGAGAAGGACATGCGGGCCAAGGGGTCGCTCGACCTGCTCGGCCCCTCCACCAAGGCGGCGCTCGACGCGGTGGCGCGCGGCGTGCCGCCCGAGGAGGCCGGCCGGCACGGCAGCACCAACGGCGCCGCCATGCGCGTCACCCCCGTCGGCATCGCCACCCGCCCCGAGCCGCTCGCCGCGCTGGTCGACCGGGTCGTGCAGTCGTGCCAGGTGACGCATGACACCACCGTCGGGATCGCCGGTGCGTGCGCGGTCGCCGCGGCCGTCAGCGCGGGCATCGAGGGCGCCGGGCTCGACGACGCCATCGCCGCGGCCGTCGCCGCCGCACGCGCGGGCGCCCGGCGGGGCCACTGGATCGCGGGCGCCGACATCGCGGCCCGCATCGAGTGGGCCTGCGGCCTGGTGCGCGGGCGCGCGCCGGGCGAGGCGCTCGACCTGATCAGCGACCTGGTCGGCACCAGCGTCGCCTCCCAGGAGTCGGTCCCCGCCGCCTTCGCGGTGCTCGCCCTCACCGGCGGCGACCCCTGGGAGGCCGCCCTGACCGGGGCGAACCTCGGCGGCGACAGCGACACCATCGCCGCCATGGCCGGCGCCGTCGCGGGCGCGGTGCACGGCCTGGCCGCGCTGCCCGCCGACGCCGTCCGCACCCTGCGCGACGTCAACTCCCTCGACCTGGAACCCCTCACCGTCCGGCTGCTCACCCTGCGGTGA
- a CDS encoding glycoside hydrolase family 127 protein, whose protein sequence is MPDPSGFSRRDALRLTALATAIPAFQSMFPTAAGAATPAAAGGGAASAPAPGAAPVPASWVVKPFDNTQVTLDSSLFTANRDRVLNFLSAYPADRMLAVFRTNAGLDTHGAQPPGGWETADGNLRGHYAGHFLSALCLAYAGTGERKYKDKADYMVTALGQCQDALAALVGTDDPGAPSHAGYLAAYPETQYVKLEQYATYPTIWAPWYTCHMIMRGLLDAHQHAGNAQAFAIVRGMGDWAYSRLGRLPRTQLDRMWKIYIAGEYNAMPVVMADLYALTGDEKYLTTAKCFDNTYLFEAAVADQDTLDGEHANQHIPQYQGYLEIFEQTGDERYFTAAKNFWDMVVPHRTYLDGGMAGSGEIFGARDVIARTIQKDNAETCCVYNMLKLSRSLFFHTADPKYMQYYERALYGQILASRRNTSSDTDPLLTYFVPANPGAHRSYGNLGTCCGGTGLESHAKFQDSVYFSSADGSTLYVNLYLPSTLHWPERGLTVSQSTAYPTDPAGTSTLAVDGSGRLDLRLRVPYWTEGGFTVRVNGVPQHLGARPGGYVSVDRTWRSGDRVEIAAPFTLRIERALDDPATQGVAYGPVPLVIRSSATEYQNLTLYKDYPLSRDLSRVFRPAGAPMTFTAGGLTLAPFYVDTTDPYHMYFKRAEPEIVFGATGTGVENRPGADGRTFLDEVWDAGPFRNWGGLVSSVSRVADARVAAGGMTGAERGAVVRAAARADLPS, encoded by the coding sequence ATGCCCGATCCTTCAGGGTTCTCGCGCCGCGACGCACTGCGGCTGACCGCGCTGGCCACCGCGATCCCGGCGTTCCAGTCGATGTTCCCGACGGCGGCCGGCGCGGCGACGCCCGCGGCGGCGGGCGGGGGCGCCGCATCCGCCCCGGCGCCCGGAGCCGCCCCCGTCCCCGCGTCCTGGGTGGTCAAGCCCTTCGACAACACCCAAGTGACCCTGGATTCCAGCCTGTTCACGGCCAACCGCGACCGGGTGCTGAACTTCCTGAGCGCCTACCCGGCCGACCGGATGCTCGCCGTCTTCCGCACCAACGCCGGACTCGACACGCACGGCGCGCAGCCGCCCGGCGGCTGGGAGACGGCGGACGGCAACCTCCGCGGCCACTACGCCGGCCACTTCCTCAGCGCCCTGTGCCTCGCGTACGCCGGCACCGGCGAGCGGAAGTACAAGGACAAGGCCGACTACATGGTCACCGCGCTCGGCCAGTGCCAGGACGCGCTGGCCGCCCTGGTCGGCACGGACGACCCCGGGGCGCCGAGCCATGCCGGCTACCTCGCCGCGTACCCGGAGACGCAGTACGTCAAGCTGGAGCAGTACGCCACCTACCCGACGATCTGGGCACCCTGGTACACCTGCCACATGATCATGCGGGGGCTGCTCGACGCCCACCAGCACGCGGGCAACGCCCAGGCGTTCGCGATCGTGCGCGGCATGGGCGACTGGGCGTACAGCAGACTGGGCCGCCTGCCCAGGACCCAGCTCGACCGCATGTGGAAGATCTACATCGCCGGCGAGTACAACGCGATGCCGGTGGTCATGGCCGACCTGTACGCGCTCACCGGCGACGAGAAGTACCTGACGACGGCCAAGTGCTTCGACAACACGTACCTGTTCGAGGCGGCCGTGGCCGACCAGGACACGCTGGACGGCGAGCACGCCAACCAGCACATCCCGCAGTACCAGGGCTACCTGGAGATATTCGAGCAGACCGGCGACGAGAGGTACTTCACGGCCGCGAAGAACTTCTGGGACATGGTGGTGCCGCACCGCACCTACCTGGACGGCGGCATGGCGGGGTCCGGCGAGATCTTCGGCGCGCGGGACGTGATCGCCAGGACCATCCAGAAGGACAACGCGGAGACCTGCTGCGTCTACAACATGCTCAAGCTGAGCCGGAGCCTGTTCTTCCACACCGCGGACCCGAAGTACATGCAGTACTACGAGCGGGCCCTGTACGGCCAGATCCTCGCCTCACGGCGGAACACGTCCAGCGACACGGACCCGTTGCTGACGTACTTCGTGCCGGCGAACCCGGGCGCGCACCGCAGCTACGGCAACCTGGGCACCTGCTGCGGCGGCACGGGACTGGAGTCGCACGCGAAGTTCCAGGACTCGGTCTACTTCAGTTCGGCGGACGGCTCCACGCTGTACGTGAACCTCTACCTGCCGTCCACCCTGCACTGGCCCGAGCGCGGCCTGACGGTCAGCCAGTCCACCGCGTACCCGACCGACCCGGCCGGTACCAGCACGCTGGCGGTGGACGGCTCCGGGCGCCTCGACCTGCGGCTGCGGGTCCCGTACTGGACCGAGGGGGGCTTCACCGTCCGCGTCAACGGCGTCCCGCAGCACCTCGGCGCCAGGCCCGGTGGGTACGTGTCGGTGGACCGGACGTGGCGGAGCGGGGACCGGGTGGAGATCGCGGCGCCGTTCACGCTGCGGATCGAGCGGGCGCTCGACGACCCGGCGACCCAGGGGGTGGCCTACGGCCCGGTGCCGCTGGTGATCCGCAGCTCGGCGACGGAGTACCAGAACCTCACCCTGTACAAGGACTATCCGCTCAGCCGGGACCTGAGCCGCGTCTTCCGGCCGGCCGGGGCGCCGATGACGTTCACCGCGGGCGGGCTGACCCTGGCGCCGTTCTACGTCGACACCACCGACCCGTACCACATGTACTTCAAGCGGGCCGAGCCGGAGATCGTCTTCGGTGCGACCGGTACGGGGGTGGAGAACCGTCCGGGCGCGGACGGGCGCACGTTCCTCGACGAGGTGTGGGACGCGGGGCCGTTCCGGAACTGGGGCGGGCTCGTCTCCTCCGTGAGTCGGGTCGCTGACGCTCGGGTGGCCGCGGGTGGGATGACGGGGGCCGAGCGGGGTGCGGTGGTCAGGGCTGCCGCCCGGGCGGACCTGCCGTCCTGA